A region of Alteromonadaceae bacterium 2753L.S.0a.02 DNA encodes the following proteins:
- a CDS encoding VTC domain-containing protein, which translates to MLELIRHNLSGFNSHGLNDLNKANLMSRVDTKYVFNIHHLPNILDAVNHEYSVLEIDNRRISRYSSLYYDTNDLLFYSMHQQGRANRHKVRVRHYVDSQEKFVEVKFKNNKKRTIKKRTQIDLNENIYSQRSQEFMADLNVPHYDNLVPSQESSYYRIALASEKRGERVTIDIDLNSRCTFAGKERHHRLPDVVIVEVKQNRISRWTPISKAIRAEGIRKLRYSKYCMGMVLTTAEHELVKINRFKKIFRKISKISDYTTD; encoded by the coding sequence ATGCTGGAACTTATTCGTCACAACCTTAGCGGGTTTAATTCGCACGGCTTGAACGATCTTAACAAAGCCAACCTCATGAGCAGAGTGGACACAAAATATGTATTCAACATACACCACCTCCCCAATATTCTTGACGCTGTAAATCATGAATATTCTGTACTCGAGATCGACAACCGGCGCATATCACGGTATAGCAGCCTCTATTACGACACCAACGACCTGCTGTTCTATTCTATGCACCAGCAGGGCCGAGCTAACCGACATAAAGTTAGGGTGCGCCACTATGTAGACTCTCAAGAAAAATTCGTCGAAGTTAAATTTAAAAATAATAAAAAACGAACCATAAAAAAGCGAACGCAAATCGACCTTAACGAAAATATTTATTCACAGCGTTCTCAGGAGTTCATGGCAGACCTCAACGTACCACATTACGACAATTTGGTCCCCAGCCAGGAAAGCAGTTACTACCGCATCGCACTTGCGAGTGAAAAAAGAGGTGAGCGTGTCACTATCGATATTGACTTAAACAGCCGTTGCACTTTTGCAGGAAAAGAAAGGCACCATCGGTTACCAGACGTTGTTATTGTGGAAGTCAAACAAAACCGTATTAGCCGCTGGACACCCATTTCCAAAGCCATTCGCGCAGAAGGCATACGAAAACTTCGTTACAGCAAGTATTGTATGGGCATGGTATTAACAACTGCCGAACATGAGCTAGTTAAGATCAATCGATTTAAGAAAATATTTCGAAAAATTTCAAAAATTTCCGATTACACAACTGATTAG